A window of Neochlamydia sp. AcF84 contains these coding sequences:
- a CDS encoding transposase, producing MKPIKLDNQQSRLFKSRFSDELNLDHPLIQLSKLIEWKQLEEEFDKLFVEKIGQPAKPVRLVVGLFILQHMYGLSDVNVVHQWVENPYWQYFCGYEFWHHALPIHPTSLIRWRSRLGEAGLSKILQGTIAAAVLTGAVKKKALKKSLPIQP from the coding sequence ATGAAACCAATCAAGCTAGATAACCAACAAAGCCGTCTTTTTAAATCTCGCTTTAGCGATGAACTCAATCTAGATCATCCTCTTATCCAGCTATCCAAATTGATTGAATGGAAGCAGCTGGAAGAAGAGTTTGATAAGCTGTTTGTAGAAAAGATAGGGCAGCCAGCTAAGCCTGTAAGGCTAGTTGTAGGGCTCTTTATCTTGCAGCATATGTATGGGCTTTCGGATGTAAATGTGGTGCATCAATGGGTAGAAAATCCTTATTGGCAATACTTTTGTGGGTATGAATTTTGGCATCATGCGCTGCCTATTCATCCTACTTCTTTAATTAGATGGAGATCTAGATTGGGTGAAGCTGGACTTAGCAAGATTTTACAAGGGACGATTGCAGCAGCTGTTCTGACAGGCGCAGTGAAAAAAAAAGCCTTAAAAAAGTCATTGCCGATACAACCGTAA
- a CDS encoding D-Ala-D-Ala carboxypeptidase family metallohydrolase produces MRYFSIISTFLLAFLLSSCFFSEEAESERARLQNAIGEYIYRRHNEYLFKPEPATQSAPILYSWENHSFDSITKEYFRCKGSSLNPPHVVHRKQETLRFFDCGGAERHSLPLHHDKEFVYPILINLLNYLQHKSGRKIVITSGHRCPQHNIYVDDSIENQSSKHMIGAEVSFYIQGWENKPEEIIKLIHGYYLETPKYKGLKDFQEFSRYEKQDTNVSTLPWMNKEVFVKLFKKKEGRNFDNRHPYPYISIQVRYDVESQTKVFYSWEKAHRNFLRQ; encoded by the coding sequence ATGCGCTACTTTTCTATTATTTCAACTTTCCTTCTGGCCTTTCTTCTTAGCAGCTGTTTTTTTTCTGAGGAAGCAGAAAGTGAACGTGCACGGCTGCAAAATGCTATAGGAGAATATATCTATCGCCGCCACAACGAATATCTTTTTAAACCAGAGCCCGCTACTCAATCAGCTCCCATTCTATATTCCTGGGAAAATCATTCTTTTGATTCTATCACTAAAGAGTATTTTCGTTGTAAAGGCAGTAGCCTAAACCCTCCGCATGTCGTTCATCGCAAGCAAGAGACCTTACGTTTTTTTGACTGTGGAGGAGCAGAACGCCATAGTTTGCCTTTACATCACGATAAAGAATTTGTCTACCCCATTCTAATTAATTTACTTAATTACCTTCAGCATAAATCGGGTAGAAAAATTGTGATTACCTCAGGGCATCGCTGCCCTCAGCATAATATCTATGTAGATGATTCTATAGAAAACCAATCATCTAAGCATATGATCGGCGCAGAGGTCTCTTTTTATATCCAAGGATGGGAAAACAAACCGGAAGAAATTATTAAGCTTATTCACGGCTATTATTTAGAAACACCTAAATATAAAGGGCTAAAAGATTTTCAAGAGTTTAGCCGTTATGAAAAGCAAGATACTAATGTCTCTACATTGCCCTGGATGAATAAAGAAGTGTTTGTAAAGCTTTTCAAAAAAAAGGAGGGGCGTAACTTTGATAATCGCCATCCTTACCCTTATATTAGCATCCAAGTACGTTACGATGTAGAGAGCCAAACAAAAGTATTTTACTCGTGGGAAAAAGCTCATCGAAATTTCCTACGTCAATAA
- a CDS encoding HAD family phosphatase codes for MQWIDDYQLFLFDFDGLLVNTEEIHFRAYQYMCKKYGFNLDWSFTRYCQAAHYHAEGLKEEIYRELPALYEVEPNWDVLYACKKEKVIKLLRHNIQLMPGVQELLEALDKANIKRCVVTHSPQELVDTVRCQLPILNTIPYWFTRELYTHPKPHPESYLTAIKQLADPQDNIIGFEDTPRGIKALLQTSAQPVLVSKAAYDNLPSNVIRVVDFNVLNNSQKLESLRL; via the coding sequence ATGCAATGGATAGATGATTATCAACTCTTTCTTTTTGATTTCGATGGTTTATTAGTTAATACCGAAGAAATTCATTTCAGAGCTTATCAGTACATGTGTAAGAAATATGGATTTAATCTTGATTGGAGCTTTACACGCTATTGCCAGGCGGCTCATTATCATGCTGAGGGATTAAAAGAGGAAATTTATCGTGAGCTGCCTGCCCTCTATGAAGTAGAACCTAACTGGGATGTTCTGTATGCTTGTAAAAAGGAAAAAGTCATCAAACTTTTACGTCATAACATCCAGCTTATGCCGGGAGTGCAGGAACTTCTAGAGGCCTTAGATAAGGCTAATATCAAACGTTGCGTGGTGACTCATTCTCCTCAGGAGCTTGTAGATACTGTTCGTTGTCAGCTTCCTATTCTCAATACCATCCCCTATTGGTTTACCCGCGAACTTTACACTCATCCTAAACCTCATCCAGAAAGCTACCTTACTGCCATCAAACAACTTGCCGATCCCCAAGATAATATTATTGGTTTTGAAGATACCCCAAGGGGTATTAAGGCTCTTTTGCAAACCTCTGCGCAGCCGGTGCTCGTTTCAAAAGCTGCTTATGATAACCTCCCTTCAAATGTGATTCGTGTTGTCGACTTTAATGTCTTAAATAATTCGCAAAAGCTAGAAAGTCTAAGGCTCTAG